The nucleotide sequence cactagttaggccacagctaaagtgctgtgtacagttctggccaccacattactggaacgatgtaattgcactagagcgggtagaggtttacgaggaagttgccaggactggagagttttagcgatgaggaaagattggataggctagggtttttttttcaatttgaaagtggaggctgaggggagatttaatttaggtgtataaaattatgaggggcctagatacagtgaatagggaagcacctatttcccttagcagagagaccaacaaccaaggggcatagatttaaattaatggatcgaggattagaggggagtcaaggataacatttttcacccagagtgtggtggggatctggaactcactgttgaaagggtggtagaggcagaaatgctcatcacatttaaaaagtactccggaccaagaactggaaagtgggattagactggataggtcTTTTTCGGCCTGTACAGccatgatgggttgaatggcctccttttatgctgtcagtttctatgattctatatcacaTGATGCTGGATGCAGTTTAAATAAATCTGAGTATTTTAATAATTTTCCCAGTGGGCCAACAGTTTGACCAGCAAAATTCTCAAATCTGTTCTCAGGCTGAAATAAAAGGGGATATGAGTTTATACTTTATGAAGTTCTCCCATGAAGCAAGACAACACATGGAAATTCTCTATCCATTTGTGCAATTAAACTTTACCAATCTCTAATGACTAAGCTTTTGGCTTACTCAAACATCCTTCCATTTTCCTTTCTAGGGGTGGCAGAGCAAATCAGCAGGAGAGAGAATTCTTGACTTTGCATATTGCTGGCTCTTGGCTCGAAAGCCATCTACTAATTGGGCCATTCTGCATAGTAGTAGTCTCTCCAGGGAACGAATAACTCCACTTTTCCTAGAGAATAAATCTGAAGACTGTACAATTAAAATGCTGCACTACTTTGCCCCAACTTATGGCAATATAAAAACATTACTGCATCCAGCATGAGGTAGGCCCACCTCGAGGTATTTTCTCCAGACACCACTAATTGCAAACTATATATTAAGTACAGTTTGTTTTGATAATAGTATATATGATCAGTTTTAATAATGCTGTAACTCTTGACTTTTCATATAGTAAATAAACTATTTTCCACCCATTCCAAGTAAACGATACAACTCAAGTAATACTATTGGTGTTTTCCCCAGCCATTACACAAATATAGCTGCCTAGATTGTAATGTAATGCTTCAGAAATATGATGTTATATTTATATCAACTAGAAGAGTGGGCAATGGTGTTGTGTCACTAATATTTATACTGTATACAGATGACTATTATGTAATACACACTAATTGTAATatatggcttctctttccacccctgcaccattacctctgaagTCCCCCAAGGATCCATCTTTAGCTCATTTCTATttccatctacatgttgcccctcaacATCATCCAAAGCCATATTGCTAGCCAGTTAAGTTCCATATGTACGCCAATGACATTCAACTCTATCTCACCACCATCTCTTAACCCCTTCACTGCCTCGGTTGCCaaaattgcttgtctgacatccagtcctgaatgACCCGAAATTTCTTcccattaaacattgggaagatcaaagccattaggagctaaaaggctggcagagggtgttgagcatgctttcagaaagcatttaaactaATTCAGCAAGGGGATAGTGCAGATCAGTTCAAAGTTAGTTTAAGTGTGCAAACATTTAATACAACAGCAGCTGGTGATGTAACGTATAACTCAACAGCAATTAGGATCAGATACTCCATCATTGGCACCAGATGCCAATATGTTCCTCTGTTGCACTTTATAATCCAATTAGTTTTTAAACCAGATATTGATTCACGCCAGATGAAGCTGCAGGATATATGATAGTCCTCCTTTATTATCTCAAGCTTGTTTTTTTGCCATTTTAAATCGCTTATGAAAGTTTGTTCTGCTCCATTTAGCTCAGTCATGGGTACAAAAATCTGTCCACCACCAGATTAATAAAATAACACTTTCCATATACATAAAACCAAAATAGAATAGACACAATCATAATTGACACCAAAATCAGgaaacattggcctagaaattccagtcgaggtcttcccacgggcgaccgactgaaaaaaggaaaaaagatacgcacttacctgttcctgttgCACCCATGAGAGATCCTGGTCCCGAGGTCTCCACTGACTATGGATGTCCTGATGTGCaaactggagctggagtcacatggctctgggcagccaatccaggcacagtattttctcattcctaataacgggaactccataagtaggagttctcattatgattgagaaacagcccccaaacaccaaaacactaaaaaatagaaaaaacacactacatatttaaggttaaagttattaatgtcttataaaaaaatatatatttccgatttttaaaagttttaaaaataaTGGTTTAAAATACACTTACtgtagtgggaagggtttttaaacaGTAacatttgttttttaaaattttatattatattatatttttgtatgttttaaaacttttacatttgtaaaagtaggctatgcgcctgcttttatcaggcgccagagttttcaggacattcgctgggcaagatatgggtaaataccgcaatcttgcccatgcgaatgtcctggctgccgagatgtggaggatctgtcaagctggagcttgacaaatcAGAAAAGCACGTTttaagcgcatgcgcattgcgcgctgaaaactggcttttgcgatgccttcccgggtccatacacactcatgAACTACTGCCATCTAGTGCAGTAGAGAATCAACTGAAGCATTTAAAAAGATGGGGTTTGAATCCTGAAAAGCAAAAAGTAGAGGAACATGGGACTGGAATATGCATGATAAACAATCTAATTGAATCCTGAAATAGGACTCAAATGCCAGCATAAGCCAGGTGGGGTATTTCCCCTCCCAACATTTTTGTTGAATTAGAATGCTTAATAAATACAAATGATCAACATCGCAACACACCAACAGCTTGGTCTGTTAGACGCTTCTTACATAATGACCCTCAACAAAATGCACAAACCTGGTTTATAATTGCAAatataataaaataattcttgaaagATAGCATTAGTTCAGATTTACAGGCTGATGCAAAAACAAAATGATGATTAATAAACCTTTTTACCCATGCTACTTAGCATACCTAACTTATGCAAGGACTATCTCAATTTAAAAAGTTACAGAAAGGATTGACCGATAAAAGGTCTGCACAACTGAAAAATAAAATGGATAAGAGAGAAAGTCGCAAGGGTTTAAAATGCTGTGCAATATTAGTGTGTTCAGATACAATGACCACCAGGCTCACAAAGTCTGTTGCTAAGGTAATTTTGAGCCTAAATatcaatgatgggcagaatgagacAGCAAATAGAGGTAGAAATAAAATGAGTTTAGTggtgctgacttttaaaagttaactGACAGTGCTCAGGCATCTTATTTCTCTTATAGTTTTACTGCATGCAAAATGCTTAACTACCAAATTTAAACTACTGACATTACTAACACAGTTTGGCCATGACCAAGATATTCAGCACTTCACACAATGGAGACATTATACTTTCATGACATTTTCTTACTGTAAAAGTGGATCTTCCACCATCTTGCATGTTATAATTGACTGCACAAGGGTGCCCAGCAGATCGCCCTCTTTATGAAATCAGTATCTTGGCACAATGGCAAAGTGCTCCTAGTCAAGGTGACTTCGACCTACCTTCTCCACTCATGAGGACTACTTTTGCTTCAAAGTTGGCCAGTATTTGTTTATTCACAATTTAAGCTGTGCCGGTAACAGAATTAGGTCATAGACCCAAAAGTGTAGCTTGTATATACAAAATTTGGTGTGGTGTATCCCATGATTGCCTGATTTTGTTTCTGACTCAACTTTGTTTAGTTTGACAAGGTAAGTTTCTGATAAAACTGGCCAATTTAGGGCAACACTATTGCTAAGGGTCACAGTAGAGGGGAAGGATGCAGCTTTGATCCCAACTCAGTTTCCAATCTGAGCCACACTAAGCATGGAGGGAAAAAGACAGGGTCAAAGAGCTCAGTCTGAATAGTACCTTGCAACTCAGACAATGCCTGAGGAGAGCAGGAGGAAAAATACAAGAAGAGACCTTTTCTGCAGAAAAGAGCAGGTGGACTGACAAGTCCATACTCACAATGAATAGAACATACGGTGACAacttaatttgtatttatatagtgcctttaacatagtaaaatgtcccaaagcgcttcacaggagcattatcagacaaaatgtaaCACCAAGCCACAAAGAAATTAGGAtgtaggttttaacgagtgtcttaaaggagaggggtgtagagatgcggagaggtttagggagggaattccaaagcttaggacctCTGCAGCTGGTGggccgattaaaatcagggatgctcaagaggccagaattggaggagcgcagataccttgggacggttgtagggctggaggaggttacagagatagggaggggcgaggccatggagggatttgaaaataaggatgagaattttaaaatcgagatgttgttTAACCGGGGGTCAATGTcgatcagcgaacacaggggtaatgggtgaaccagacttggtgcaagttaggatacaggcagcagagttttggatgacctcaagtttacagagggtagaatatAGGAGGACGGCCTGGAGTCAAgtctaggaggtaacaaaggcctggatgagggtttcagcagatgagctgaggtggggcagagttgagcgatgttacagaggtggaaatagacgatcTTAATGATGACGCGGATGTGTGATCAGAAGCTCATCTCTGGCTCAAATATGACATGAAGGTTACCAACAGTTTGGTTGAGCCTCAGACAaaattgccagggagagggatggagtcggtggctagggaacagagtttgtggtgggaacttAAAACTACCTAAAAAATGTTAAATGTCAGATGAAATATAATTGACTTTGTAACTTAAGAAAAAAGATCACTGCTGTTGACGGTCATAAGGTAGAAGTAATGTTGAGACTCACAATTAAAAGTACATATATTGTAAAAAGAATCGCATCACATTGACATTGAAACAGCTCCTAAAATTGTAAAGATGAGTCAATCCAGGCCAATTTCATGCACCTTATGGCATAGGTCACAAAGCCATGTCGGTAAAGATTTAGGACCAAAGCTGAGGATGTTATATACCTATAAATGCATTTTCCCTCCTTTTTATAAGTGGGTGTAAAAAATATTTTAACATTTTTGCATTACAATTCTTAAATCACTACCACTATCAACATGCTTACAATATCTTCAGGACACATTATTCGCATGTGACTGAGCATCTTAAATAGCTCAAATTTATTTTACAATACATTGTAATTTCATCTTCTCCGATTGCCTTGAGCTTTGCTGTGTGTTTTATCTTTCCTTTCCAATCTGTTAAACAGGAGACCAGTATCAGGCCCCAATTTTCTTCCTTCAAAATGGCAAATATTATTATAGTATTTGGCCAAGAAATTCAAATGTCCCCAATCTCGCTCATGTGGGCCAACAGCTAGCCGTGAAAGCAATTTATTAGCAATTGTTGGGGCCACAGGCTGCAAGAGGATCCCGTAAACACGCAGGCACTCCAAGGTGACATGAAGTACAGTTTCCAGCCAGCAGCAATCCTCAGCATTTTTGCGGTCAACTTTCCAGGGGGCATGCCGTTGGAAAAAGCCATTTGTTAACCGAACGCAAAAGTTGATGGCTTCCAAGGCCTTATAAATTTGAAATTTTTCAAAGGAGTGTTCAACATCCAACGGTAGTTGCTCAACTAATTGAATCATTTTGTAGTCTTCAGTCGTTGCTCTGCTTGAAGGTGACATGTAGTGCTCATGCTGCCTCTCAGGAAAACAGTGATTTGAAAAAGACGAGTAGATTTGGTCAGGATTCAAGTTTGTGCCTGTACAACGGTTAAGGAGGCCTCCCAAAGCATCTGCAAGCTCTGCATTTAGAACTTTCACCACTTTATCATCGTAATAGTCACAGTCTGTTTCTGGCACACCTTGCCGCAGCAAAAAATATCTGAAGCCATCAGCAGTGTACACAGAAAATCGTCCCATGGGATCAATTACATTCCCAAGGCTCTTGGACATCTTCTGCCCATTAACTGTCCAATGTGAATGAACATAGATTTGCTTTGGTAACTGCAGGCCAGCTGCCATCAGGAAAGCAGGCCAATATATAGCATGGAACTTGAGAATATCCTTCCCAACAATATGATGTGCTGTAGGCCACCAATGATTATGATCCTCTGGATAACCTGCTACAGTCAGGTAATTAACTAAGGCATCTAACCATACATAAATTGTGTGTGTTGAATCTCCGGGAACTGGGATACCCCATTTCAAACGGTTCCTCTGTCGTGATACTGATAAGTCTGGAATTTCTTCCTGCAGCCATTGGACAGCAATGCGATGGAATTTTTCAGGATATATTGCTTGTGGATTCTCCTTCAACCAGTCCAACAACATTGGTCTAAATTCAGACAGCCTGAACATATAATTTTCTTCTTTAGTCCATTCTACCTGTTGGTTAGAAATACATTTTAGAATAAATACATTTCAATATACAATTACTGCCTCAGTTTTTCCCCAGGTGATGGATATCGATtgcttggatttaaaaaaaactcaGTAGATACTCATTGTGGACTATGAAACATAGAATATATTTGAATAGATGAGAAATGTCATCTCACTCAAGCTTCCACCATAGCAATGACACAAAACTAGATTTTTTAAACTCAAGAGCTCCCAAGGATTGCAAGTGGGGTATTGATAATATACTGATAGCAGAGAGTGGTCTTTTGAAGTTAGATTAAGGTAGTGCAGAGGGACGGTTTACTCTGCAGCAAGTTTATTGTGTAAGTTGCATCACATCACTGTGATGCTGAGTGCTTCAAAAGTAGAGAAAGTATTGCATTTTCTTTCAAGCTTTAACAAGCACTAAAAGCAAATATCACACAAAGCAGCTGAAACATTCCATAACTGAAAAATCCAGATACTGCACATAGCAGCCTACATACTGAactaccaaatgtattgctcctttCCATTAACATCTAGCCCAGTGTATTGATCCCATAGAGGAGTATTGATCAGATCTGAACATTGTATTGTGAAGTGCTGAACCAATGTCAGGCATAGGATTACCTGGTGTCCACTTTCCAAAGATACTTTAATAATGTTTCCATGTGCGTCCTTTCTTTCAACAACCTGCGAATCAGACAGGAAAGTCTCATCTGAAGTGGAATACCATCCCTCGTACATTCCTTGGTAGAGGTAGCCCTTTTCACGCAAAACGCACCAAAAATGTTGGACAGCATTTTTGTGACGCTCCTCTGTGGTTCGAATGTAATCGGTGTATGAAACTAGGGACTGTTGGAACAATGTCCTGAACTCCTCAGACACTCTGGAACAGAATTCTAATGGGTCTTCAGCTGCAGCATCTGCAGCTTGTTGAATCTTCAGGCCATGCTCATCTGTACCTGAAATAAATGATACAGCGGTGTTATACTTAGACAACAATACCCATCATCGAATATATAAATAATTGCAGTAAGTGAGAAACCATTGGTGGTGTATAGATAACTGCAGGACCAACAAGTGGCCCCAGAGTGAATAAATATGCATTTGAGCACACATCCCCTTATGCTATTGCAGAGCTCTTAATCTTAGCCACGTTGCTCTGGAATTGGCATGAAGAAAAATATAACCTAGcaggaagggggaagggaagaaactAAGCATTATTTTTATCAATACTGCATTTCAGCCAATAGCAGCTGTATGCACATGAACGGCCTGGAGATAcctatacggggggggggggggggagcagtgtgtcaTTTCTAACTTCCATTCACTTTAACAAGACAACTATGGCTTGTTAAAAAGCTgtcattcccagtttttttttttaaagctggctCATTCATAGTTACAATTAACATTGCAATATTCCACTGAAGACAACTTTGCATGTAGCATATGTTTCCATGACTGTTATAACTCTTTCATGCTATCTTGGTTGTAAGTCGTAAAAGGCTTTTACTGCTCCAGCAAAATGGAAAAAAGAACAAGCAGGCTGTTGCACCTAGTCATCACACCATTCTCCCTTAGTACGGCAGAGGAAAGCATGCTTCCTTACAAGATATCTGTAGCTAGTCATTACAAATATTTCAAGATTTTATATATGTTTTTTAAATAGTTAATTGAATGGACTAACAGCCTTATTGTTTCACTATAAAACTGCAATGGACCAAACCCTTTGCGGCataaacaaaaagcaaaatactgcagatattgGAAATCTGGAAACAAGGTACACATATTTTTAAATTATCCCATTTTTCTGACATTCACTTCACATCGTCACAGCAATGGTAAATTTCCCGAGAGCAGTGTATTTTAAAAGTCTAATCACTTATGTAGTCAGACTCACTTGTTAGATAAACATTATGCTCTATTTTACTATTTACTGTGGCACACTGTAGTTATCATCAGGAcacataatggcctggatttttctCAGTGGCAATAGAACAGCTTTCGCCAGTCACCTCCTGTACAACTCCCCACAGCCTTTTTGAAGGCTTGTCAGCAGGGACTACAACTAATCCGGTGACTGTTTCAGTGCTGCACCCTCGACAGGGGATCTGCAGTAACTGAACAGGACATTCAACAGAGAGGCTcgtcaaccaatcagactgaagtatCCTCATTGAGACAGGCAGAGTTCAAATCAAATAGTAAAAAAAAACAGGAACTATGAATAACATTTAAGTCATGTACAggaagcgaaataaagattggaaaaTACAGCCAGGattgagagagataaaagagacaaataGAAAAAGTAAAACATGTTTATTTTAATTTGTAACATTAGGCGACttaagaaaatatttttttttttttaaaaagcacagcgagtggttaggatctggaatgcactgcctgaaagggtggtggaggcagactcaatcacagttttcaaaagggagttggataagtacctgaaagaaaaacatttgcagggctgcaaggaaagggcaggggagtgggactagctaaggtgctcttgcagagagccggcacaggctcgacaggtcgaatggccttcttccatgctgtaaccattctatgattcgattttATGATCAGTTTTACTGAAGGAATGAAACTTCATACTTCTAAAATACATTTTTCAGGGCCAGCAGGTTGTTCAGCAGCAATTATGGCCTGGAAATTCTGGacagaggcttcccacgggcaactgcctccgaccggagaatttttacgaatctacatggtggtctcggaggcgccctggattccgttGGGGAAGCCTTCTCCTCCAGCTCTGCGAAGTGTGCTCCCttccggagggttcccacgcagaagttgCAGtcacgtagaaacttcgtacggacccagggatTTCCAGGCCTATCACTTATTATGCATTAAAATCCCACTTACTCCTAAATGTAGCGGCCCTAATTTTTCagccatttttagtgtggaagtagtGGGACGTATCCCAAGTGCACGCCGTTAGTGATTGCAGTGCCACGAGTGAGGACTGCAACACTGCACATTGTGGAGCAGCAGGGTAATCGCTGACAGTCACACCTGGATTTCAACATTTTACTACTCATGTGCGGACACCAGAAGCTGCTGCCTGATTTACCCTGTAACAACCTCGCCATTATTAGTACAGAAAAATCAGTGCCAATATCAACTATATGAAGAAAACAGATTTCACACGATCACAGGTATGATACATTTTACTGGCATGCACCCATCTGCACAATGAAAGTTTAACAGGCCGAAGATACTAATGTGATGGCCGCAGTCCATTTCAGTTTCTAGGCATGCTCAATCAGGGACAGAGCTCATTACATATGGTGCCATCTTATGGAGCGATTACTAGGGATCGGTTTTTAATTATTTGAAGGAATGCTTGAATCATCAGTCACAAGAAGAATGCATTTCTTAAAGCAGCAACAGACTGGGAAATTAAACAGGGTGTCACATCAATTCTACCATATTAATTTCAAACATAAAAACTGCAaaagtgagctgcgaggaggatgctatgaggctgcagagtgacttggacaggttaggtgagtgggcaaatgcatggcagatgaagtataatgtggataaatgtgaggttatccactttggtggtaaaaacagagagacagactataatctgaatggtgacaaattaggaaaaggggaggtgcaatgacacctgggtgtcatggtacatcagtcattgaag is from Pristiophorus japonicus isolate sPriJap1 chromosome 6, sPriJap1.hap1, whole genome shotgun sequence and encodes:
- the mars2 gene encoding methionine--tRNA ligase, mitochondrial, which codes for MRGTAHLRAVRLSRVPPPPAGPRCLCSSPSNARALGRPAGRAIAGRGSFLVTTPVFYVNAAPHIGHLYSAVLADALCRSRVLLGYRAKLATGTDEHGLKIQQAADAAAEDPLEFCSRVSEEFRTLFQQSLVSYTDYIRTTEERHKNAVQHFWCVLREKGYLYQGMYEGWYSTSDETFLSDSQVVERKDAHGNIIKVSLESGHQVEWTKEENYMFRLSEFRPMLLDWLKENPQAIYPEKFHRIAVQWLQEEIPDLSVSRQRNRLKWGIPVPGDSTHTIYVWLDALVNYLTVAGYPEDHNHWWPTAHHIVGKDILKFHAIYWPAFLMAAGLQLPKQIYVHSHWTVNGQKMSKSLGNVIDPMGRFSVYTADGFRYFLLRQGVPETDCDYYDDKVVKVLNAELADALGGLLNRCTGTNLNPDQIYSSFSNHCFPERQHEHYMSPSSRATTEDYKMIQLVEQLPLDVEHSFEKFQIYKALEAINFCVRLTNGFFQRHAPWKVDRKNAEDCCWLETVLHVTLECLRVYGILLQPVAPTIANKLLSRLAVGPHERDWGHLNFLAKYYNNICHFEGRKLGPDTGLLFNRLERKDKTHSKAQGNRRR